The Cydia fagiglandana chromosome 14, ilCydFagi1.1, whole genome shotgun sequence genome contains the following window.
CGTAACGTCACGGCAGACCAATAAACCAACATATTTCGGCAGATACATCAACATATTGGATAGGTCTCACTTTAGCATCTGACAAACTTGCGTGCATTTCGTCGGTAGTCAGTCAGTCAACCACAGCGTATATAGCGCTTGTTTAGGCatttacttatgtattttttcttctcccgtacttttatttgtcatttaatgGGTTGTGCATATACCTTTAAATCCCtatcttatagttgtcaagacaagtctttttAGTCTATTttcaaaaaaagtatttgtgcatacacgcagtctctttttggcacttttacgatacttcgtgtaatcaccacttaaaaatattgtatgaagtACATTGCTGCcaacctaattttaattgtcatctttgacagatgagtgaaccatagacatgattttttttatttctttcattcttttcccgcccgtacccttcattctttgctatttcttgaatgaaaaatattcgttaaatttataattttatttcaaagtaagtgatttgtcgtggaaaaagtattgtatgcaacgttgtttaactgagtcaaaaaatactcgtggcgtcttcattaagttactcacgccactcgccttttttgacctctcttaaacaacggttgtataaaatattattttaaaacccacaataaattgttgttatttatacatcatcaaacgcgtcaaaaaaaaaatgaataagtatGCCTGTAACTAATATGGACTAACTTTAATAGAGAAAATATGATAAAAACAAACTTTCTAACGCTACGTCACTTTCAAACGCgtcaataaaattatgaataggtaTTGCATGACTCTAACTAATAAGGACAAACTTTAATAGAgaaattatgataaaaataaactttctaACGCTACGTCACACACATGAGAATATACTTACTGTACTGCAATAAACCCTTTTGATAAAGAATAACAATATATCTTCTATGAATTTGACATAATTGGACATTACATTTCACATATGTTCTCTAGAGCACCATAAATTAGGGCTATTACATATACAAACATAAATAccaattacttaatataacaaTATTTCAGAGTAACTATGTCGACTCTTTCGAAAGAGGATAATATTTCATTAGAAATGATACATAATGGACcactattttattattaaattacgaGTAGTTAATTGTTTAAATGGACAATAGAATAAAGTTAGTACTAATGACAAACGCAAAGCGTTCTGCCAAAAATAAGCGTGATTAAGTACATAGCTAATGAAGGTTAATAAGTTGGTCTAGACACACAATTAGGTTCAAGTTTTAACTGTCTTAAGTTGGATTTATTTGCATTATCCAGATGACCTAACTAGATGtggcatatattttttatgctACTGAGGGCCAAGCCAAAATGAaaatcgtacatcgacaaatACGCGAAAGTGGCGAAATATACCGGAAAAAGACTCTTTTTACAACGGAATAtgagtgattttttttaattattttcggGATTACCCTATTTCTGAAATCACCCGAACAttgcatataatttattatttctactcagcTACTACCCTAATTAGATAAAACCAAATGTCCCATggtttttttgaagtgaaaacttctttagcggcgttagACACTTTtaaaggtggggaaaaaatgataaactcgagacagcgtaaggcgatcacgtgaccgtaacgtttagatggccactcatttagatggcacTTAAATCAATAAAGTCACACAAAAAACTCAATgtcatgaaaaaggttctaatcttgtacgggttgaaatacgagaatctcacagttacattctaactttatatcactcaaatataattaaataaagctacatcttgataaaatcgctaataaaagtgaactctagtactggtgaataaaactcaaaatatcatgaccaaatatattatttagatgcaaggtctgcaaggtaactttacaatttctattcgaattttaaacaattaacgttacaaatttgaatttcgaattttaaacaagctcactgaccagcaatttcggaactaaagtttttcaatagaaaagaggatgggtcaattatacatagtgttgcagacattttggactagtcattgagttttcacttctgtcggcactcccggagtgcaacccgttgtttttttttcattccttTACTATAAGTTTCATAAGACTGTAAAGGTATGACGCGGTAATAGAATGGCTCATTTTACCATACTACAgtacaaaaaatgtatgaaaatttcgggacatttttctCTCTCATTAGGATCGAAAAAGCTCGTGATTCTAAGTAgaaatattattacaaaaaatcaaaaaaaaaaggtgatgcgcactttaaatataaaattttatctagaaattaatttaaaatttcatcTAAGAGAGGTCTTCTATGGAACTAGCGTTGAGCAGGCAAACACGTTTTACTCAATTTCAACACGTAAACTAATCTCGTGGGTGGACATTTAATAATATTCCGGCATAAATTTCTCCTCCGGTCAAATACCCCAATTAATCCTGGCTGCGGTATTAGTCTAGGTAATCTAGGTGCCTTGTGCATTAGGGCTGAAACCTAGGTTACCTAGGGAGTCGTGAATATTTAAAGAAGGCTTTTAAAGCTGATTCTTTCTTCAGTTTCAATTTGAAAAATCAGATTAAACCGAATTGGATTTGCTTTGAAAAGTATCTTGTTTTTTTTACTTGCGACATCTAAATTGGATACTGGATCTAGAATATTCTTTTTGCATTACCTACTGCAAGACTTAAAAAATGCTTTTGATTGGTATATCAATTCAATGTTGTTACCTATAATGTAACATCTACACACCTAGTTTCAAAATGGATGGATCTAATCGTAACAGATAATTTTGAAGTTTCATATGTTCGCCGTTTCAACacattagtattttatttttcaaggTGAGCAAGGTACAAATAGTCTGCTTAATTAAAATGAACAGCGATGTTTTTACATATGTTATAAAAACACTCTAAAGGATCCCATctaatattatataattaatattcaaaAACAAGTTTAGGTTTACACTGAAATATTATATTAGAATATTCTACTTAACAAACAACCACATGAGAgtctgtttattttaaatagttgcgaatatattattttacactacAGCGCACATTGTCGAGAcccgatataatttcattagaGAGCAAATATGTCCCGAGGTCCCAAAACCGTATCGGATACAAACAGGCAACTAATTAGAGTGGCGCAATAACAAACCTTTTGAGCCGTATTCGAAACATAGACGTCTCAACTCCTTTGTTGTTCTCACGTCAATCATAATTACAGAAGGGCCTATCTAATGACAGATCTTCATTAGTCACGTACGTAGATAGGTCAGTATGATACGCCACGGTGAGATACTGTTAATTACCCTATATAATCAAGGGCCTTTCAAAATCCCCGTGCGCAAAAGGCCCTCAAAACCGAAGGCCAATTAACTACGCGAAGGAGAGCACACTTGATCGACCCTCGCTAAAAGCTTTCTTTTTGTTACAGGTAAACGTCAAAGGTTCTGCTATGAAATGGGCATTCGGGCATTATGGCAGGGGTTCTGGATCCTCATGCTCATAAACCAGGCTGGAAGCGACTGGCTCAACTGCGCTTACATCGCGCAGTGCCACTGCAAATGGTCGTCCGGGAAGAAGACAGCCTCCTGCGTAACCGCCGGCCTAGAAAAAATACCTCATCTAGCAGCGGACATCCAAGTACTCGATCTACACGGAAACCCACTAAAAGTGCTCGGACAAGATGCATTTGCGAGCATAGAATTGTTAAACTTGCAACGATTGAATCTAAGCTCGACGAACCTACGCTCCGTGAGTCCAAACGCTTTCAGAGAGCTCCGTATTTTAGTCGAACTAGACCTGTCTCAAAACGAATTGTTGCAATTGTCACCTGACACGTTCCGGGGAAACGTCCGCTTGAGACTTCTGGTGCTTAACGACAACCCTTTGAGCTCACTAATTGCGGAGCAGTTTCCGCCGCTGCTACATTTGAAGAAACTAGAACTTTCCAGATGCCGCTTGCGTAGTATACACCAGTTTGCTTTGGTGAATTTGCGGGCGTTAGAAACTGTGCATGTGCATCAAAATTTACTAACTTATGTACAAGAAAACACATTCAACCTCCCCGTTTTGAAAACTTTGACGCTCTCAGAGAATCCTTGGTATTGTGATTGTAGATTAAGACGGTTTCATGAATGGTTTCTGAACAGTAATCTTGGGAACGAGGAAGTGATCTGTAGTGGTCCAGAGAATGTTTCTCAAGTGTCATGGCGTTCTATCAAAGGGGAAGAAATGGTTTGTCCGCCTATTGCTGTGTCGAGTCCAAGAGTTATTAGAACGGAGTCCGGTGCTGACATACGGTTTGGATGCTTCAGTCGTGGCGATCCCGAACCCATAGTAGCATGGTACCTGCAAGACACAGAAGTCCAAAACGACACGATAAATCATAGTGAGATTGTTATAAATAGATAtcaaagtaattattttaatgagttTAGTGACGATATCATAAACAAAAGTGCGCAATGGGTCAACGTGACCATAACTAATGTGACGAGTGAACTTTCTGGTGAGTGGAAATGTAGTGCAAAAAGTTCCGTAGGGGAAGCTACTGCCTATCTGACCCTAGTCTTACCTAAAGCTCGCACAGCAACTGCTCGCGTCGCCCCAGACTACTCAACACTCTTCATGGTGGCAGGATCCATGTTAAGCATGGTGGCATTAGGATTCGTAGCAGCTTGTGTCTGTTGGAACACCAAACGCCAAAGAATGCCGCCGAGTAGGAGTTTCACTGACCAAGAGAAGAAGCTTCTCGATACGTCCCTAGCCGTCAGCTGCGACCGAACAAGCGGTGGAGGCTCATCATACGGGTTCGAGATGTTAGATCGATCTATGTCGATGGAAAGCGAGGACGCGCGGTGTTTAGAGCCCGTTCAGATAACAATTGAAGGCCCTCCTGGTTCGTTTCCACCTCCGCCGGCCGAGTTCGCTCTGCCCGCTCCTTATGGGAACATCTTCATATCCGTGCAAGTCTCGGGTCATAACGATGAGTATCCTGACTTGCTGGGTGGCGGGGCCACGCTGCCTCGAAGAAGCCGCACATGCTTCTTGAAGTCGGCCTACGACAACATGGGACCGAGGATCACGGCTGCCGGCAGCTCCACATGGTCCCTCCCTGGTGCCAATGTAGATAGTAAGGATACCCCCGCGCCCTTACCCCTTTCGACCTTTTCCACTGAATTTACCGCTCTATAAACTAGTTAGTAAGGTTGAACCATCATCATTGTTTATTTTGCATATTTTATCCGTGAGTTTGTTGTTGAGATAGTATTATACGCCtgttatttaagttactttgaTAATTAACACTGTTTAATAACATATCACTTTTGTAGATGTTGTTGATTTTACTAATGTTTTTAACAAGTGTCATATTATTGTAAGTGAAATAGGACTGAGTACATAGCTAGTAtacgaacgacgactttttttTATTCGCGTTAGTTTAAGAACTGTCtaaagctacttttactatacaGTATTGTAAATGGAAAGCTACACCCTAAGctatatttgtaagaatttttGATCGAAAACTGTTGCTTTAAATCGGATGAGAGAATAAAAAAGATTGAACTAAGAGAGTGGTTGCATAATTTCATTTCCTTTCCTCCCAGTACTAGGAATCCTATTACTTTAgtcttaaaaaaaatttggtaagtacatatatatttttgatttttatatcAGTGGTGTTTTTCACTCGCAAATGTTTTATCCGAGAATTGTATGGAGAAACGTAGAGTAGGCTATGTTTCTACATACGTAGCCTACTCTACGTGCTAAAATATCCACATGGCTTTTTcagaaaattaatataaaaaaactcCCGTAATTTTAGTCGAATATCGCACTGTCTTTTTCACACACGTTCCTCGAAATAGACCGATGAATGTGGAGCAATATTCTACTAAAACTACGCGAGtaacaaatttaaaatatttttaatattataagtatgtTTGATATTTGAGTCTCTCGAGAGGTTAACAGTTAAACATgattagtaatttaaatttatattcatTTAGAAGTTATTGAAACATGAAATATGTACTATCATTCCTTTCCTAAAAACGCTTCCATAAAATGTGTGCGAGGGTTACCTACGCAGAAGCACAATACCGCCTAAAAATACAAACAAGGATTTATCCTTGTTATAACTTTATTTTTCTTCAGTTTGACATTGCTTTTCCTTGCATCAGGAACATATTTGCGTTACATTAAGATGAAGTAAATAGTTCTTATCCGatacttacggcccgattcgaactttaaaatacgtcaattaatagatctagaaacgatatggattagatatgtcagtgtcaaaagtgacgtttttgattGAAGaagcgtcacatttgacactgacatatctaatccatatcgtttctagatctattatttgacgtatcttaaagttcgaatcggcaaTTACACAAAAACAACTTCCACCACTAGGAAAATTGCTGCTACGGGCTACGTACGACGTGCTAAATAACGTAAGTAAAACTGGGATGGGTTACTTATTACAAATTACGGAAatattttaaagtaggtacctacataacggATTAAAGACAAAATGTTCgacaaacttaaaataaaacaacatgtcacatttctTCCCGTCATACTTATAAAACAATAtccttattattttttcttaataccaacacaaaataatatttttaggcAAAACTtcgatttataaaaataatatccaTGTATCGTCTTGTGTGCCTggcaaaaaaatcttagtgaTTATAATAACAAAATGCCAGTTTTTTCCAAGTTAGGTAAATACGTAAaatgtatttctatttctaCATTATTTCTACGTCACCATGTAAGCCCATACAAAagttgcacaattgtgcaaggttttcggcagaggggtaagctcttaaatgcgacagttattaaatgctctaagcccgTCTCCGATATCACAACACATTTTAACTCTAACGAACTAAGAAAAATGTAACGAAATCAATTTCTTAAAAGCACATACGTTTCCCACGTCAGTTGCTATACAATCTGTGACGTGATCGCGAATGGTCGGCTAACAGAAAGGAAATAGCGGGGAAAGCTTATTTTTATAGTGCACGGAAAATCGAATCCAAACAGTTCGGTCTAATAACCGGTTTTGAGGAAATTGTTAACGTAGGTAATATTGGTTATTCTGTATTCGCATTGCagtatttaactttaacagttGCGAAGTTTGCTTTGGAAAGTCTAATTAGGAGGTAATTAAAAAGATAAATACTGTTAGTTTATTCAGTTAATTGCTTTATTCCTTGAGTTTCAGTAACATTAAATAAAGTAACATTTATTTGTGCTTTTGCCTTCTATATGAATAATTATCGATCTGATTAGATGAGGGTTATAATTGGCGATTGAGAAGATTTGCAGCAAGCGGTGTATATGTATCATGACCTCCTATAATGATGTGACTTACTTAAGCCTTGCAGCCATTTAATTGGAAAAGCGACTGCTAAAATCGCTTCTTTTGATttatatcaaaatatatttttgatttatcgcatttataatattagtagggctttatttatataaagccctactaatattataaatgcgaaggcAACTCTGTATGTTACCGCTTCACTTAAACCGGACCGCTCTggaaatttggtatggaaatAGTTTGAGACCCCGGTAAGGATACCTATAATATGGTAGTTTtttaacaatcatcatcattattccgGTGGAAAAAATACTGCCTTGAGGCCCAGAGgcccagaggccgtgagttcaagtctcacccaaggtctcatttttccacttatacatttattttaagattaatagcatcgttcgcagacgtttctccTTGTTAAAAATGAATCTACTGACTTCAGGTTCCCACGATACATGTATGTCTCATCATACACACAAACTGCTAAAATCACAACCCTTCCAGTAGTCAAGTCAAAGTGGCTCTAAGAACTAGACACTCAAAGAGATTAATGACGAGTCCCCGCCAGAGTCCCCCTTTCATATTACTAAAAATACGGCACTTCTAAAGGAAGATAAGTAATTCAATTTCGCTCGAGCTCTAAAAGATTTCACTCTATAAGGAGACATTCTTTCCCAATCCACTAATATTGTCTCAAACTTTACCATTTCGTATCTGACAAAAAACAGGACtagcggcccaattcgaacaattCTTAAAAGATGCCACAGCAATATGATACCGATTTgtgagtgtcaaaagtgacatttcttcaaccaaaaaggtcacttttgacactggcgTGGCGGTATCGTCTCGCTGTCATCATATAAGtattgttcgaattgggccgtaagaAATCACGGTCTATGAAACGGAAGGCCCAGGCTTTTAACCAATGAGGAAATGTCCGTTTAATAGCCGTGGAGATGGTCACCCTAGTGTTTTTGTCCCGGGTGATGAGGTGAAGTTGGGCACTCTAGCGGCGAGgacactttaatattatttttgtaaaaagcTTTTGTATTTGTAGGGACAGCTTGAGTGTTGTAATGGTTATTTGCTAGGGAAGTGCTGTAATATTATGGTTATGTTAAGATAAATTTGAAACAAATTTATTTATAGCATTAAAAATAGTGAATATGTTGTCTCCCTAACTAGGGTGTTGTTAACAGGCTAGTTATTATGGTAGGTATTTTGTTATACCTAGCAGTCCAgctaaatacttaggtacttacttacttacttggttggcgcggtgacccaaaatgagtcttggctccaacacaagagcacgccactttgatcggtccagagcggtatcccgccagctttcgccgacgccgagctcaaaGACCGAACGAGAAGAGCGAGAGTAATAGGTGAGACCAAAGCgcatcgtctccgctggcttggccatctcgaaaggatgggtgaagatcgggcagccaaaagggcctaATTAGGTCGGCCAACAGggcgccgtcctgttggtcgtcctaaataccgttgggcagatagagtggaggcagatctccgtgagcccacctaaatagtaaatacttaaatattgtCATAAATTCTGCTTTATATCGTCCTAGCTAGGTATTACTATATTGAAATTCTACCCTAAAATTTGTGTAATAGAAGCAGCAACCAACAATATTAAGTATTTCCTGGTACTgtgaaattatttaaatgtaacatAATTTAGTGCAAACTTGGATCTAAAAGCCGCTGTTCAACCCTTCCTCGTGTTTTCCATAACAACATGTTTGAATAAAATTGTATGCTAATTTTCACTTGAAGGGTAGGGTAATTGGTAGGTACAGCCAACCAATTTGGATTCTCGGCCGATTTATAACAGCTTTGTAAAGATAtatctactaatattataaatgtgaaagtCATTCATCCATCCTACATTCtacactgaaaaaaaaagttgaacTTATTGAGTAATTTTGTGTAAATCTTGCAACTACTCTTCAGATGCGTAGCTATATGTCCTATCAGTAAGGCCATACCCATTGCTGtccagtgaaggaaaacatcgaaATGAAACCATGCAAGTCCAAATAAAGCatatatattcaaaataaatcaaatattcaATTCTGAACTAAGACGTACTTAATGGTCAGGTTTCTTATTACTGATTAGCAAATGTTCATCAtctcctagccgttttcggctacagcgactgcttTTCTGCTTTtagagcgtcgctggtgcgctctcaggtgactgacgaagccaatctttgcagcaaatgtgcggccGCACTCGCTGCAGAtcagcacccctccgacgtAATTATAACGTGATGGCCACAGCTGGTCTGGCCTTACAGAGTAAACATATAATATTCTAATACCTACTACTATTAACTTATTCTGctaaatttatttattcctTAAAACGGCCACAGAAATAGGTCAACCCGCATTTACATTGCGATTACAATGGTGCGAAGAAACGTACTGCGCCCAAACCGGAGTGTGACAAAATGAACCTGCTGACATTTcaattttgtataaaataatagGCACCATTGCGATTCGGGGCCCGTCCTCCAATGTGCCCCGCATACTGAGCACGGCCAATTTGCGTACCAAGGAGGTGTGtcgaataaatatattttacgtcGAAGCTGTGTCGAAATGTTAGTGGGGGTTGAAATTATCTTACATGTTTAGTACGGATACGTATAGTCGTATACGGGGCCATAGATATATCAAAAGTACAGATGTCGGCAGGAGAGCTGAAGTGAAAGATTTCACACataagctaaataaaaaatgcaaaaaaacggCGAATGAATGATTGAATGTGATTTAAGTGAACGATATTCAAACCCTGAAAAAACTTTTTGGGCAATGTTGCAGTTAGCTATTGAAGTAGCTATTTTGCTTAGTAAGTATAGTTCtatatttgttttattgtttcATTTATGATTACACTAGTACTTTTTCATTCCAGCGTCTTTTGACccccttagcgccacttgcgccatcccactaacccggggataaccggttaaaccgttaacccagtgtcaaattgtactggtaaccatggtaactcctggtttaaccggttaactccgggctagtgggatggtgtaagtggcccttaacatttaaatttaaaatttaacctATGCTGTTATTATATTCTTCTAATCTAGGGTCATCTAGTGAACTGAGAGGAAATTAAAATTCATGCTGttattattatgttgtttatttttttgagtcaataaatttaattttgctttcgAATATTAGTAATAGATTTTTGCTCCAATGTAATTTTAACCAAAAAAAGTATTCGATTAAAATTACTATTCATAGTGTCTAATGTATTGTATAGCCTATCTGATGGAAGATACCAAAACCAAAGGCTATTTACGTCGACTGAGAAGGTCCTTTATAGGGCTTCTATAGGCTTCACAGCTAAGGGTCATAGCTGTAGGCGTTTTGTGATAAGGGTTTACTAATCTGACTATTAGTTTGTGAGCTAGactatttgttattttatgaagttgaataataagattaataagtttCTGTATTATTGGCTGTTCGGGGTTGTTTTATGTACGTtcttagggtttcgtacctcaaaaggaaaaaaacggaacccttataggatccctcgtgcgtctgtctatctgtctgtctgtttgtatgtatggAACCCTTTAAACGCGAGTCCGACCTgcacttttttttgttttttttttatgtgtaataatcagcaaacgagcagacgagccgcgtgatgggaagcggtcatcgtcgcccatggacataagcaacatcacaggagccacttaaacacttggccggtttttaaatatattgttaTATCAGAATGTCTTTTAAAATGGAAGTATGACTTCCTTGTATTATAGCGGCTAGGTACGTGTGGCCCTTAAGAGGGTTTTACTGAAATTAGTTTCACAGTTACACAAAATTCTAAAGCAAACTAAAATACCTCATACGTTCTAGACATTACAATTTAATAACAAACTAAGTTCCTCAGCCAGATAATTTATGTAGTACAAGCCAGGGATTTGTAGCCCGCCTTGAAAACCGCAGAACATAGCCAACTAGGCTTATGACTACTGACTTATTCACAGTAGCTATAATACTTGTGCGATAAGACAGCAAATTAAAATATGAGCGTAATGTAGGTATACTATTTTTTACGTTTCCATGTAAGTACATTTAAGtgattaaaataatgtaataattcaatttaaaaacTATAATCTTTCTGTAGTCCCGTCTTAATCTATATGCCTAGAACCTACTAGTTTTTGGTCTAAATTCCTTGAGGTTATAAGCTCTTTCCACTTTGTGTAGGAGTgagttttattcaatgtgtCAAAAACTACCTGTCTAGGACTAATACAATAAGGctttatatgttatttatactttttataggTACACTTTCTCTATTTTTCTATATTGCATTGTTTTCAAACAATTGTCAGTAAATGCTCTTGGTGAATGCCGGCTTTTTCGTTTGCTCCCGTATTTTACCTATCGAATTGTGTATATTCTCCTGGATTCCAGAACACAACCCAATGGGCATACATGGGTTAAACATTAACAAATGCGCATTTTTTAGATACCTACAATGATCACACCTCCACTGGCTTGTATGACGCGATGATCAGTTATATCTAAGAACATGAGTTGTTTACTTCCAGTTGTACTAAACAATTTAGGTCTTCCAGGAATGCAAATTGCTACGTTTTGGGTAATGTTTCCATTCAAACAATTATTCACTTAAGGAATGCTGCTTTTGAAGTTATGTTCTTAATAACGTTTTACGTTTAAATTTACTAGACtctgtatatttaggtacttaaataaaagtaaacaaataatttgtacatttttaggtaattataacatttattgattaactaACCTAATACAAAGCCACCTGGATctatcactgaacgacctgactttaacctacattatttgatcatgttacGTTTTCATTTACCTTGAACTGACttagaagccatttgagggtagattttgtttactctttggCGGGGCGCTCCATGGGTTAATTTGTAGGTACTATAAGGCGGTTGTCACACTGCCGCAGCGTCTCGTTGCGAGGCGCGGAGCAACGGACTCGCATGCGGAGACAACGCACCAACGTCCGAGTTTTCGCCGCATCTCCGTCCGGAGCTGCGATGCGCGACGTCCCGCGTTACTTCCGTCTTGCGTTCATTTCACATTCGAACGTTAAGATGAAAACAGTTCCTATTTGTCGATAAAATGGAA
Protein-coding sequences here:
- the LOC134670646 gene encoding leucine-rich repeat-containing protein 24-like, whose protein sequence is MGIRALWQGFWILMLINQAGSDWLNCAYIAQCHCKWSSGKKTASCVTAGLEKIPHLAADIQVLDLHGNPLKVLGQDAFASIELLNLQRLNLSSTNLRSVSPNAFRELRILVELDLSQNELLQLSPDTFRGNVRLRLLVLNDNPLSSLIAEQFPPLLHLKKLELSRCRLRSIHQFALVNLRALETVHVHQNLLTYVQENTFNLPVLKTLTLSENPWYCDCRLRRFHEWFLNSNLGNEEVICSGPENVSQVSWRSIKGEEMVCPPIAVSSPRVIRTESGADIRFGCFSRGDPEPIVAWYLQDTEVQNDTINHSEIVINRYQSNYFNEFSDDIINKSAQWVNVTITNVTSELSGEWKCSAKSSVGEATAYLTLVLPKARTATARVAPDYSTLFMVAGSMLSMVALGFVAACVCWNTKRQRMPPSRSFTDQEKKLLDTSLAVSCDRTSGGGSSYGFEMLDRSMSMESEDARCLEPVQITIEGPPGSFPPPPAEFALPAPYGNIFISVQVSGHNDEYPDLLGGGATLPRRSRTCFLKSAYDNMGPRITAAGSSTWSLPGANVDSKDTPAPLPLSTFSTEFTAL